CGAGCCGGGCCGTGCGGCATCGATTCTCGGCGTCACGTCCATCGCCGGCCAGGTCGCCTACGAGAAGGGCGGCGGGTACAACGCCGCCAAGTTCGCTCAGCGTGCGCTGCTGCAGGCGCTGCGGCTCGAGCTCGCCGGCGAGCCGATCCGCGTCATCGACGTCGCCCCAGGACTCGTGCACACCGAGGAATTCTCGCTCGTGCGGCTCGGTGGAGACCAGAGTGCGGCGGATGCCGTCTACGCCGACGTGCCCCACCCGCTCACGGCCGACGACATCGCGGAGACGATCGTGCACGCCCTTGAGCTGCCCCCGCACGTCAATCTGGACCAGATCACGGTGAAGCCTGTGGCCCAGGCCGCACCGCACAAACTTGTCAAGGGAGAGCTGAAGGTGAACGCATGAGCGACGAACGCGAAGTTCTGAGCTGGGACGATTTCGGGGTCGCGTCGCGGGAGCTGGCGCAGCAGGTACTTGAGGGCGGGTACCGACCGGATATCGTTGTCGCCGTCGCTCGCGGTGGTCTGCTGCTTGCCGGGTCCATCGCCTATGCGCTGGGAACCAAGAGCTGCGGAAGCATCAACGTCGAGTTCTACACCGACATCCACGAGACGCTTCCCGAGCCGGTCGTGCTTCCGCCCGCGCTCGACGCGCCGAGTCTCAACGGCAAACGCGTACTGCTCGTCGACGACGTCTCTGACTCAGGAAAGACGCTCGCGCTCGTCGTCGAGCTACTGGGGCGGCACGGCGCCGAGGTGCGTTCTGTCACGCTCTACTCGAAACCGCGCACCGTGCTCGAGCCTGACTTCGTGTGGCGCAACACCGACAAATGGATCACGTTCCCATGGTCGGCTCTGCCGCCCGTCACCGTCGAAACAGTCGCGACGGGGGAGACCGCGTGAGCATCTATCTGAGTGGCGGAGGCGATGTTCCGCTCGCCGATTTCATTGCGGATGCTGCGAGAAGCAGCGAGCGTCGGGGCGCCGACGTGCCCCGCATCGCCGTGATCTACACGGGAAGGGCTACGCGCCAGACGACGCCGGACGACGTCGCGCAGGCCCTTGCGCGTGAGGGCTCCTGCGAACCGGTGATCCGCGAGTATGGTGCGACCGATGAGGCGGCGCTCACGGACCTCGTCGACATCGACGCGCTCTATGTCTCGGGCGGCGACGCGCGTGAGTATCTGCGCGCCCTGCAGCCCATCGTCGGTGAGATTCGTCGCCGCGTCGCCGAGGGCACCCCGTACTTCGGCACGTCGGCGGGCGCTCTCATCGCCGCGGACAAGGCGCTCGTCGCGGGGCACAGCATCGGAGGCATCGCTGTCGCGCCCGACACTATCGGCGCCGGGGCGAGCGAACTCGAGATCGCCGAGGGAATCGGTCTCGTCGACATCACCATCGACGTTCACGCTGCTCAGTGGGGAACCATCTCGCGCCTGATCGCGGCGACCGAGGCCGGTCTCGTCGACGGCGGCGTCGCGATCGATGAGGGCACGGCGCTGGTCGTCACCGACGGAGGCCTTGAGGTGCACGGCGCAGGCTCGATGTGGCAGGTGATGCCGGGCGAGCACGGGGTGACCGTGGCGACGGCGGCGGCCTCGTGACGCCGAAGAGCCTGCAGGAGCTGGCAGCATCCGGATCTCTCGACCCGGGCTGGGCCGACGCACTCGCCCCCGTGGCTCCGACGATTGCTCAGATGGGCGATTTTCTGCGCGGTGAGACCGCGGCCGGGCGAGGATACCTTCCGCGAGGGCACCAGGTGCTGCGCGCCTTTGAGCAGCCCCTTTCTGACGTGCGCGTTCTTATTGTCGGGCAGGACCCGTACCCGACGCAGGGGCATCCGATCGGGCTGTCGTTCGCCGTCGATCCGCACGTGAGACCGCTGCCCCGCAGCCTGCAGAACATCTACCGCGAACTCAACGATGACCTCGGTATTCCGCCGGCCTCGACGGGGGACCTGACGGCGTGGTCCCGCAGCGGCGTGATGCTGCTCAATCGTGTGCTCACTGTCGCTCCGGGCAGCCCCGCATCCCATCGCGGCAAGGGCTGGGAGTCGGTCACCGAGCACGCGATCCGGGTGCTCGTCGAACGCGATGCTCCGCTGGTCGCGCTGCTCTGGGGCCGCGATGCGCAGAGTCTTCGCCCCATGCTCGGCACGACGCCC
This DNA window, taken from Paramicrobacterium agarici, encodes the following:
- a CDS encoding phosphoribosyltransferase; protein product: MSDEREVLSWDDFGVASRELAQQVLEGGYRPDIVVAVARGGLLLAGSIAYALGTKSCGSINVEFYTDIHETLPEPVVLPPALDAPSLNGKRVLLVDDVSDSGKTLALVVELLGRHGAEVRSVTLYSKPRTVLEPDFVWRNTDKWITFPWSALPPVTVETVATGETA
- a CDS encoding uracil-DNA glycosylase; translated protein: MTPKSLQELAASGSLDPGWADALAPVAPTIAQMGDFLRGETAAGRGYLPRGHQVLRAFEQPLSDVRVLIVGQDPYPTQGHPIGLSFAVDPHVRPLPRSLQNIYRELNDDLGIPPASTGDLTAWSRSGVMLLNRVLTVAPGSPASHRGKGWESVTEHAIRVLVERDAPLVALLWGRDAQSLRPMLGTTPVVASAHPSPLSASRGFFGSKPFSRVNELLEQQGAPPVDWRVERTHG
- a CDS encoding Type 1 glutamine amidotransferase-like domain-containing protein translates to MSIYLSGGGDVPLADFIADAARSSERRGADVPRIAVIYTGRATRQTTPDDVAQALAREGSCEPVIREYGATDEAALTDLVDIDALYVSGGDAREYLRALQPIVGEIRRRVAEGTPYFGTSAGALIAADKALVAGHSIGGIAVAPDTIGAGASELEIAEGIGLVDITIDVHAAQWGTISRLIAATEAGLVDGGVAIDEGTALVVTDGGLEVHGAGSMWQVMPGEHGVTVATAAAS
- a CDS encoding SDR family oxidoreductase; its protein translation is MTFRRAVVTGASSGIGWATVARLVDSGWKVIGVARRADRLEQLHRETGADVRTCDVTNQADVDALAAYVAESGGADAVVSNAGGALGLATVEESSIDDWSRMYDVNVLGTKRIVSALLPVLRASVEPGRAASILGVTSIAGQVAYEKGGGYNAAKFAQRALLQALRLELAGEPIRVIDVAPGLVHTEEFSLVRLGGDQSAADAVYADVPHPLTADDIAETIVHALELPPHVNLDQITVKPVAQAAPHKLVKGELKVNA